One window of the Anopheles cruzii chromosome 2, idAnoCruzAS_RS32_06, whole genome shotgun sequence genome contains the following:
- the LOC128267764 gene encoding putative sodium-coupled neutral amino acid transporter 11, giving the protein MESSSAKKNTVSEFSYMLQRQGSDDSAEVNAFDDINSLMKREQGASKPPEPTLSSLPQASFNYINSIVGSGVIGIPYALHRAGFGLGLFVLVIVATITDYSLILMVRCGHLSGRFSYPGVMEAAYGKGGYYLLSLLQFMYPFLAMISYNVVVGDTLSKVLVRLVPSWGSSMGAVRFGVVLVVTVFVVIPLCLYKNVSRLAKASFLSLACVVLILMAVVYRLLSGDYSVVPDTPESWRFAHSDLIPAVGIMAFAFMCHHNTFLVYQSMQDATMERWERVTHISVGFAWLVAALFGIAGYCTFRALSQGDLLENYCWDDDLMNFARVLFSVSILLTFPIECFVSREIVRTQLKRFYSHEVIEYDTDKDPSHVTGEDDDRQSMLTTLVIVFAAFIISPYTECLGPVLELNGLLAAIPLAYILPGLAYIQLSPHSLFSQEKLPAVGLVLFGTVVTISGAAILMPNLIGDCRTGIIMGYCKDDELAMNGTSLVAATTLAPNCATDKM; this is encoded by the exons GGCAGTGACGATTCGGCCGAGGTGAACGCGTTCGATGACATCAACTCGTTGATGAAG CGAGAGCAGGGCGCCAGCAAACCGCCGGAACCGACCCTATCGTCGCTCCCGCAAGCATCCTTCAACTACATCAACTCCATCGTTGGCAGTGGCGTCATCGGCATCCCGTACGCCCTGCACCGGGCCGGCTTCGGACTCGGGCTGTTCGTGCTGGTGATCGTGGCCACGATCACGGACTACTCGCTCATCCTGATG GTTCGATGTGGCCACCTGAGCGGACGGTTCAGCTATCCGGGCGTGATGGAGGCCGCGTACGGCAAGGGAGGCTACTATCTGCTTTCGTTGCTACAATTTATGTACCCATTTCTAG CCATGATATCGTAcaatgtcgtcgtcggcgatacGCTCTCGAAGGTCCTGGTGCGCCTGGTGCCCTCCTGGGGCAGCTCGATGGGCGCGGTTCGCTTcggggtggtgctggtcgtcACGGTCTTCGTCGTGATACCGCTCTGTCTCTACAAGAACGTGTCGCGGCTGGCAAAGGCCAGCTTCCTAAGCCTCGCCTGCGTGGTGCTCATTCTGATGGCCGTCGTTTACAGGCTGCTGTCAGGCGATTACAGCGTGGT CCCCGACACACCGGAATCATGGCGATTCGCCCACAGCGATCTCATACCGGCCGTTGGCATAATGGCGTTCG CTTTCATGTGCCACCACAACACGTTCCTGGTGTACCAATCGATGCAGGACGCGACCATGGAACGCTGGGAGAGGGTTACACACATTTCGGTCGGCTTTGCCTGGCTCGTCGCAGCCCTGTTCGGCATCGCCGGATACTGCACCTTCCGGGCACTGTCGCAAG GTGATCTGCTGGAGAACTACTGCTGGGACGATGACCTGATGAACTTTGCGCGGGTCCTGTTCTCCGTCTCGATACTGCTCACTTTTCCGATCGAATGTTTCGTGTCGCGCGAGATCGTGCGAACGCAGCTGAAGCGGTTCTACTCGCACGAGGTGATCGAGTACGACACGGACAAGGATCCGAGCCACGTCAcgggcgaggacgacgatcggCAGTCGATGCTAACGACGCTGGTGATCGTGTTTGCCGCATTCATCATCTCACCGTACACCGAGTGTCTCGGTCCGGTGCTGGAGTTGAAC GGTCTGCTGGCAGCGATCCCTCTGGCGTACATCCTTCCGGGGCTGGCCTACATCCAGCTCAGCCCACACTCGCTTTTCAGCCAGGAGAAACTTCCGGCCGTGGGGCTGGTACTGTTCGGCACCGTCGTCACCATCTCCGGAGCGGCCATCCTAATGCCTAACCTGATCGGGGACTGCCGGACCGGCATCATCATGGGCTACTGTAAGGACGATGAGCTAGCGATGAACGGGACGTCGCTCGTGGCGGCCACCACTTTGGCTCCGAACTGCGCCACGGACAAAATGTAA
- the LOC128267768 gene encoding rhythmically expressed gene 5 protein encodes MAVSRKLSLSAAAVVVVSSLVTVCSGSAIPMWEFLSRGEKMSHLYTMFAKQVSSYCKNAQDMPTNMCKRNLLMYGINKLQDMNESHLDSMDPYQRGATDIIWDAMMDGHTKNGKKKTQTTVAPAYVVASEQFGHNPLFDDPAPFDRKAASSINKYGMDYDYGTGTGGSGPTGQEGQYPEPPENHLPQEASTNVDYSYQFEPAASTHFNNLAPVEQNTNYLTGPMVVRLRPDGTPVEEDQAQHPAVVAPKDDDIKEMTLGQERMPSFQQIYDSLKQNEEHHLPSTVAPTTTTTTTTTTSTVPPPIAAAVPTQQIYGFVQRLPNYLRSYRTAYRVYNAH; translated from the exons ATGGCGGTCAGTCGAAAGCTGAGCCTGAGTgcggccgcggtggtggtggtgtcgagTCTGGTGACCGTCTGCTCCGGCTCGGCCATCCCGATGTGGGAGTTCCTCAGCCGTGGTGAGAAG ATGTCACACCTGTACACGATGTTCGCGAAGCAGGTCTCGAGCTACTGCAAGAACGCCCAGGACATGCCGACCAACATGTGCAAGCGCAACCTGCTGATGTACGGCATCAACAAGCTGCAGGACATGAACGAGTCGCACCTCGACTCGATGGACCCGTACCAGCGGGGCGCCACCGATATAA TCTGGGACGCCATGATGGATGGGCACACGAAGAACGGCAAGAAGAAGACACAGACGACGGTCGCCCCGGCGTACGTCGTGGCAAGTGAGCAGTTCGGCCACAATCCGCTGTTCGATGATCCGGCTCCGTTCGATCGTAAGGCTGCCTCGAGCATCAACAAATACGGCATGGATTACGACTACGGCACCGGTACCGGCGGAAGTGGTCCGACTGGCCAGGAGGGCCAGTACCCGGAGCCTCCGGAGAACCATCTGCCGCAGGAAGCGTCGACCAACGTGGACTACAGCTACCAGTTCGAGCCGGCCGCCTCGACGCACTTCAACAACCTGGCGCCGGTCGAGCAGAACACCAACTATCTGACCGGCCCGATGGTGGTGCGCCTGCGCCCCGACGGGACGCCCGTCGAGGAGGACCAGGCGCAGCACCCGGCCGTGGTCGccccgaaggacgacgacatcAAAGAGATGACGCTCGGCCAGGAGCGAATGCCGAGCTTCCAGCAGATCTACGACAGCCTGAAGCAGAACGAAGAGCATCATCTCCCGTCGACGGTGGCCccgaccacgacgaccacgacgacgacgaccacgtcGACCGtcccgccaccgatcgccgccgccgttcccaCTCAGCAGATCTACGGGTTCGTGCAGCGTCTGCCGAACTACCTGCGATCGTATCGCACCGCCTACCGCGTCTACAACGCCCACTAA